From the genome of Mucilaginibacter paludis DSM 18603:
ATTGGAGTTGATGCTGTTAATATTAGGGGTATTTACACAAATAAGCCTTGTAGAAGCGGTTACCCGGGTAATGTCTCCATCGCCGACAGGCAAAATAAGGGCTATTTTCCAAACATTACTTGGTACATTGATACCTAAGGTACCGATCTTATTCATTGCTCCTTGCGAACCTGTGCCGCCAGTACCGTAACTTCCCATTACAATATATATTTCATAACCTGTTGCGGTTAACCCACGTAAATAATCTTCAAGGTTACCCCATGTTTGTTGATTATTGTTAGGTGCCTGCGGTATCATATTAATCATAAAAAATGTAGCCGTGTTGGCAGCGATTGAACTTGTACGGTCTGCTGAAGGGCAATTGTGCCCCCTATCAAACCCATAAGTGGTAGCAGGCGAATAACTGTTGCTTTGCACTGCAGTAAAACCCCAGGCTGCTAACCCGGCATAAGCTGCAAAATTATCAAGCCGTTTGGTTACATTAGTAGTATTGGTAGCGTCTAAATGCCAACTAACCCAATTGGGCTCTAATTTAGTTGAGTTGTAACTCTCTACATAATAGCCGGTATTAATCAGAAAGTTATCCTTATCATTAACTACGCTGGTTCCCGCGCCTGAAGGGTTGCCGAATAACAAATTACTATTGTCACCACTTAATGGTGGCGCATCGGAACCTGGTGTAACTGTTGCCGGGGGCGTAGCTGATCCCGAACCAACCGTATCAACAACAGGCGGTGGTGTGAAGGTAAAGTTGTCGCCCGCGTTCTTGGAACACGATGAAACAACAATAGTAAAAAAAGCAAAAATGAGTAAGTGTTTTAATTTCATCTATCGAAAATAATTTGTTCACAAATAAATAGTTAACATGTTAACTCCACGTTAAAATTTTAAATAAAGTACTAATTAACAAAAAAACAGGGTAACAATAGCCCTTTCGTGCGATTTTTTTTCAAAAAAGCAAAAAACATGCATTATTCGTTGTTTTTAACCCCTATTTTAAACAAAAAAATTTAAGCTATCTGTTTTTTTTTATATACTTACCGGATAATTAACAATCACTTAAAAAACAGCTAATATTGACGCAATAATTTAAACCAAAACTTGTCATACTTTCGCAAATCTTTATTTTTTATCCAAACATATTTATATGAGAATAATTCTACTGTTTTTTTTAGCTCTGCTGTTCAACGGGGCTCAACTATTTGCCCAAAGCCGAATTATGGGTAAAATACTCGATTCTAAAACTAAAGAGTCTTTAATTGGGGCTACCGTTATGGTTAAGGGGACAACTATTGCCGCTTCGGCTGCTTTAGATGGTTCATTTAAAATCACTATTCCAGCTCCCGGAACTGGTGTATTGGTTTTTACGTATATTGGGTATGTTAGCAAAGAAATCACGGTTTCTGAAACTAAAAGTATTGGAACCGTATACCTCGAAGCAAATTCATCGTCGTTGGGTGAGGTTACCGTAACCAGCGACGTAGCCATTGATCGTAAAACCCCCATAGCGGTAACCACTATCAACTCCCAGTTTATTGAAGAAAATCTGGGTAACCAGGATTTGCCCGAGCTGCTTTCGGGCACGCCAAGTGTGCAGGTAACGCAACAGGGCGGCGGTTACGGCGATTCGCGTATCAATATCCGTGGTTTTAAAAGCGGCAGTAAAAATGGTAACGTAGCTTTAACTATTAACGGTATCCCGGTTAATGATATGGAAAACGGCTCAATTTTCTGGTCAAACTGGTCGGGCCTTGGCGATGTTACTTCTTCAATGCAAATTCAAAGAGGTTTAGGCGCATCCAAAATCGTTGTCCCTTCGTTTGGCGGTACTATAAATATAACTACGCGTAATACAGATATTGAAAAAGGCGGCAGTATCCAACAAATTATTGGCAGCGATGGATTTTCAAAAACAGTATTTTCAGTTTCTTCAGGGTTAAACAAAAACGGATGGGCCGCAACATTTTCGGGAGGAAAAACTATAGGTAACGGAAATGCAGATGGCCTACAGTTTAACGTATATAGCTATTTTGCAAATATCACCAAGGTTTTCAATAAAAACCACTCGTTATCGTTAAATTTTATGGGCGCCAATCAAACACATGGGCAACGCTATAACCTTCCTATCGATACCTTTAGAAATGCGCCGCAAGGAACGCGTTATAATGGCAACTGGGGTATCAAAGACGGGCAAATCGTTAATCCGGTTACGAATAACTATAGCAAGCCCCTGGCATCGTTAACCCATCATTGGACGTTAAACGAAACATCCGACATCTCAACTATCTTGTACGCAACCTCGGGAAGCGGGGGTACCGGCGCATACGTAGGTACAAGATACAAAATCAGCAATCAATATTCTCCGCTTGATTTAACCGCGGCCGAAAAAGCAAACATGTCAAGCGCCGACGGTTCAGCCCTGAATTACATCCGCACCTCTCGCAACGATCATTACTGGGCAGGTATAAGAAGCACTTACAATAAAAATTTCAGTTCCGGCGTAAACCTTTCTGCGGGCGTGGATGGCAGGTATTACGAAGGTATACATTACTACCAAGTTGCCGACCTTTTAGGCGCCAGCTACGTATTAGATAAATTTACAAGTAACCCGAGCGCGGCGGCAGCCGGTTCGGCATCAGGCGATATCAACAACCCTAACCACCAGGCAAAAGTTGGTGATAAAATAGGTTTTTATAATAAAGATGCCGTTATATCAGGCGGCGGATTTACACAGGTTGAATACTCTAAAAATGATTTATCGGTATTTGGAACATTATCTGCAAACGGAACCGGCTATCAGCGTAAGGATTTTTACAACTACTTAAATACCGATCCGCGCCAGTCAAGCCCGTATGTTAAGTTTTTTACATTCCAGGCAAAAACAGGCGCTAACTACAACATCGACAACCAATCGAATATTTTTGCCAACATAGGTTATATTACTAAACCACCGTATTACGATAACGTATTCTTAAGATTCACCAATACCATTAACACCTCTAACATTAACGAAGCACTGTTTAGCTACGAGTTAGGCTACGGCTATAAGAGCCGCTTATTTAGCGCGAATGTAAACCTTTACAGATCGATGTACATGAACGAGGCTTACACCAATTCTGTACTGATTAGCAATGCACTTTACAGCGCCAGCGTTTCCGGTGTTAACGAGATGCACCAGGGAGTAGAAATAGAAGTAAAATCAAAACCGGTTAAAGGCGTTTATTTAAATGCAATGCTTTCCGTTGGCGATTGGTATTATACTAAAAACGCCGGCCCGGCTGTTGTTTATAACGATCAGCAACAAGCGGTTAGTTCGCTCGCCGAAGTTCAGATTAAGGGTTTAAAGGTTGGTGATGCATCGCAAACCACCGCATCAGTAAACTTACAGGTTGATGTTGTACCAGAACTTAAAATAGGTGCTACTTATAACTACAACGGCAACTATACTTCAACCTTCCTGTTTACCAATGCCACCAAACCAGATTTGCATCCGTACAAAGTACCAAGCTACTCACTGGTTGGGATGAATGCCGTTTTCCGCTTCAAATTTGCCGGGCTCGATGGATCATTAATAGGTACGGTTACCAATTTATTTAATACCGTTTACCTATCGGACGCGTTTGACAGTACGCTGACCGGCAGCGTAGGATCTCCAACAACGGTTTATTACGGTATTTACAGGACGTTTACTACTGGTGTTAAAATTAAATTCTAACAAAATATTAAATTCATAATTTATGAAAAAATTATATTATTTGTTCGCATTAATAGCTGTGACATTCGCTTCGTGTGATCCCCTGAGCCAAACTTATAAAGCATTGGATGCAACCCCAAAAACTACTGCAGCAGCAACTTACACCACCACTTTAGGAACCTATAAATCAGCAACGGATGCTAATACAAGCATTCCTGCCAGTTTGCTTTCAAAATACCCAAGCGCGTCTGATGGTTCAAGCGCACTTGTTACTTTTTCGTTAGCTCCGTCCTCATCCAATGTGGCCGTGCCTGATAGTACGCTATCGCGTGTGTCAGTTACTCTTGCTACGGCTGATTACAGTTTCCCGGCAAGTACACTGCCAAACGGAACAGCAGTTCCGGGCAATAGTACGGCATATCTTACTTCGGATGGCGTTATCAATTATCTTAACTATAAATATCCTACCCCTGCTGCAAACCAGTTAGTGGTATTAACTTATACTTATTACGAAGCTGGCAATACGCCGAGCTCGGGTTCAACTGTAACCGACTCATTTCTATACTTTGCTTCGGGATGGATCAAAGCCTACACTATAACTCCGGCTCAATATACCGCTGCCGGTCGTGGTGCAAACGGCTATTTTTCGGCTACCGACTACGCTGCGCTGTCGGGCTTTTTTAATGCTTTTTTGCGTGGCGATGCAGCCGTAATGGGGCCGGCTAAAACAGGTGACGTTAAGTATGTTAGCTATAAATTTACGGCTACTTACCAAAAAATAATGACTTTAACTTATGATGGAAGCAATTGGGTGCTTAAACAAACTTTACAATTCCTTAAAATAGCAGGCGTATGGGCACCTGACCCAACCGTATATATTACTTTTCCGGTTGTAAAAAATGTTACTTACGCCTATTTAAATAACCCTGCTAATGCTAACATTGGTACTGCCGACGCAAGAGCTAACGTAATCAGCTTTGGTGACTTTTCGATTTCCGGATCAGGTACCACAGTTTGGAATGATACTGACTTAACTGCGGCTCTTGCGGCAGGTTTGGTAGAAAAAATTGCTAAGCCGGTTGTCGGCGTTCCTTATACTGTAACCTATTATGTATATGTAAGCCCGAGTGTAGTTCCAAGAACTAAAACATTTGTATATGATGGTACCAACTTTGTATACCAGGGCCATTAAAGCAAATTAATAAGGCTTATAAGCGCAATGAGTTTTAAACTTATTGCGCTTTTTATTTAATAACCCCTCACTTCATATCCTGCATATTAAAAGCAGGCGCAACATAGTCTTTCGGTAAAGTATGTCACCGAGTGTTAAAATAGCTGTAACATAATATTCTTTAGTAAGTTACAGGCAAAACAGTTAATCACCATTACGTTATCCTTCTCTACATGGGGCTACACAGTTAACCTATGTATTTATTTAGATGATACTTTTTTTGTTAAACAGAACATTCGCATCAAGTTACATTACCCCGCCATGTCATTCCAAACCTTAAGCAGGCAAAAATACTCCGATAAAACAAGCCCAATAAACAGCCCAACATCATTCAGCCAATCTACCATTTCCAATTATTTATTCACTTATTGACCAAAAAGCCACTCACAAAATGCCATATTTTTTTATTTTTGAATAAAAAATCACTGGTATGTTTTTTGAAAACAGTTATTTCTACTACATTTCTATAGGCTTGCAGGTTATTTGCGCTATTCACTGCATCCAACGAGGCAACCAGAACAAATGGATCTGGCTGATTGTGTTTTTGCCTGTGGTTGGAAGTATCGCCTATATTTATACGGAGATGCTGTCCGGAAGAAATATGCGAGGCCCTAAATTAGATGTGGGCGCAATCATAAACCCCGGCGGCAAGATCAAAAAACTGGAAGAAAACCTGAGGTTTACCGATACGTTTGCTAACAAAATAAAATTAGCCGATGCTTACCTGGCAGCAGGTTATACTGGTCAGGCTATTGAACTTTACGAAAGCAGCCTTACCGGAACCTTTGCCGATAACGAACACGCCATATCACAATTGATGCTTGCCTATTTTAACAAGCAACGTTACGAAGATGTGATTACCAGTGCCCGTAAAATAAGCCGCTCGCAAAAATTCCCCAAGTCAAAAGCGCACATGTTCTATGCCTTGTCGCTTGAAAACGTGGGCCAACCAGAAGCTGCCGAAACTGAGTTTAAAGCGATGAAAGGGCGTTACTCTTGCTTTGAGCAACGTTACCAGTACGGCAAATTTTTATTGAGGGTAGGCCGCGATGATGACGCCCGCCGCATTTTTACCGACATATTAGACGAGCTCCCCCACCTGAGCTCAATGGAACGTAAAAGCAACCGCGCCTGGTTTAATAATACCAAAGAAGAGTTGAGGGCAATGGAAGTCGGCACCATTAAGCGTTAATTGATACAAAAACATCAAACGGTATTTAATATTAGCTATTGTAAAATTCAATAATTAATCCTTACTTTGTCAATCAAAGTACTTTTTGGATGAAAAATCAAAATATTGAAGATGAGCTAAGCTCTATCCGGAGTTTAATGGAACGGTCGTCTAAGTTTATTTCACTTAGTGGCTTATCGGGCATCATGGCAGGTGTTTACGCTTTGATAGGTTCAACACTTGCCTATCATATTGTTTATAACAGTTCGGCGGCGGCATTTAGTTCGCGCGATTATCATGTAGCCGATCTGGATACTCACTTTAATATATTGATAGAGCTGCTTGCTATAGCCG
Proteins encoded in this window:
- a CDS encoding DNA/RNA non-specific endonuclease — encoded protein: MKLKHLLIFAFFTIVVSSCSKNAGDNFTFTPPPVVDTVGSGSATPPATVTPGSDAPPLSGDNSNLLFGNPSGAGTSVVNDKDNFLINTGYYVESYNSTKLEPNWVSWHLDATNTTNVTKRLDNFAAYAGLAAWGFTAVQSNSYSPATTYGFDRGHNCPSADRTSSIAANTATFFMINMIPQAPNNNQQTWGNLEDYLRGLTATGYEIYIVMGSYGTGGTGSQGAMNKIGTLGINVPSNVWKIALILPVGDGDITRVTASTRLICVNTPNINSINSNWKLYITSLADIEAKTGYKLLSQLPQSVHDALATKVDSGI
- a CDS encoding TonB-dependent receptor, coding for MRIILLFFLALLFNGAQLFAQSRIMGKILDSKTKESLIGATVMVKGTTIAASAALDGSFKITIPAPGTGVLVFTYIGYVSKEITVSETKSIGTVYLEANSSSLGEVTVTSDVAIDRKTPIAVTTINSQFIEENLGNQDLPELLSGTPSVQVTQQGGGYGDSRINIRGFKSGSKNGNVALTINGIPVNDMENGSIFWSNWSGLGDVTSSMQIQRGLGASKIVVPSFGGTINITTRNTDIEKGGSIQQIIGSDGFSKTVFSVSSGLNKNGWAATFSGGKTIGNGNADGLQFNVYSYFANITKVFNKNHSLSLNFMGANQTHGQRYNLPIDTFRNAPQGTRYNGNWGIKDGQIVNPVTNNYSKPLASLTHHWTLNETSDISTILYATSGSGGTGAYVGTRYKISNQYSPLDLTAAEKANMSSADGSALNYIRTSRNDHYWAGIRSTYNKNFSSGVNLSAGVDGRYYEGIHYYQVADLLGASYVLDKFTSNPSAAAAGSASGDINNPNHQAKVGDKIGFYNKDAVISGGGFTQVEYSKNDLSVFGTLSANGTGYQRKDFYNYLNTDPRQSSPYVKFFTFQAKTGANYNIDNQSNIFANIGYITKPPYYDNVFLRFTNTINTSNINEALFSYELGYGYKSRLFSANVNLYRSMYMNEAYTNSVLISNALYSASVSGVNEMHQGVEIEVKSKPVKGVYLNAMLSVGDWYYTKNAGPAVVYNDQQQAVSSLAEVQIKGLKVGDASQTTASVNLQVDVVPELKIGATYNYNGNYTSTFLFTNATKPDLHPYKVPSYSLVGMNAVFRFKFAGLDGSLIGTVTNLFNTVYLSDAFDSTLTGSVGSPTTVYYGIYRTFTTGVKIKF
- a CDS encoding PLDc N-terminal domain-containing protein; translation: MFFENSYFYYISIGLQVICAIHCIQRGNQNKWIWLIVFLPVVGSIAYIYTEMLSGRNMRGPKLDVGAIINPGGKIKKLEENLRFTDTFANKIKLADAYLAAGYTGQAIELYESSLTGTFADNEHAISQLMLAYFNKQRYEDVITSARKISRSQKFPKSKAHMFYALSLENVGQPEAAETEFKAMKGRYSCFEQRYQYGKFLLRVGRDDDARRIFTDILDELPHLSSMERKSNRAWFNNTKEELRAMEVGTIKR